A region from the Lysobacter antibioticus genome encodes:
- a CDS encoding phasin family protein, producing MYQQFNEQFAAATRQFADTAAQVNRLALDNAEAVFGLQVAAIEDRVNATFAFFGEAAEARDLEAFKTLWPKGAQIARENVERAVSTGQEAFGRTVKTNEAIAELAKSQIETAAKATQANVEKAAKAAAKATAPTAAATK from the coding sequence ATGTACCAGCAATTCAACGAACAGTTCGCCGCCGCTACGCGCCAGTTCGCGGACACGGCCGCTCAGGTCAACCGTCTGGCCCTCGACAACGCCGAGGCCGTGTTCGGCCTGCAGGTCGCCGCCATCGAAGACCGCGTCAACGCCACTTTCGCTTTCTTCGGTGAAGCCGCCGAAGCCCGCGATCTGGAAGCCTTCAAGACCCTGTGGCCGAAGGGCGCGCAGATCGCTCGCGAAAACGTCGAGCGCGCTGTCAGCACCGGTCAGGAAGCTTTCGGCCGCACCGTGAAGACCAACGAAGCCATCGCCGAGCTGGCCAAGTCGCAGATCGAAACCGCTGCCAAGGCCACCCAGGCCAACGTCGAGAAGGCCGCCAAGGCCGCGGCGAAGGCGACGGCTCCGACTGCCGCCGCGACCAAGTAA
- the bioD gene encoding dethiobiotin synthase yields the protein MSHTQPPVEAGSRPTAASAVFPRGVFVTGTDTGIGKSVASASLLHALRARGMRAVGMKPVASGCERTSEGWRNEDALLLQAASAPRPRYDDVNPYALPQPLAPELAAAEAGVEIALATILAAHARLAAQSDTVVVEGVGGWAAPISATLDQIDLVRALDLPVVLVVGLRLGAINHARLSARAIQADGARLVGWIGNDIDPQMARADDNFEILRRRLPVPCWGRLPYAASPDPQALAGRLQPLF from the coding sequence ATGAGTCACACCCAGCCCCCGGTGGAGGCCGGCTCCCGACCAACGGCCGCGTCCGCGGTGTTTCCGCGCGGCGTGTTCGTCACCGGCACCGACACCGGCATCGGCAAGTCGGTGGCCAGCGCGAGCTTGTTGCACGCCTTGCGCGCGCGCGGCATGCGCGCGGTCGGCATGAAGCCGGTAGCGAGCGGTTGCGAACGCACGTCCGAGGGTTGGCGCAACGAGGACGCCTTGCTGTTGCAAGCGGCCAGTGCGCCGAGACCGCGCTACGACGACGTCAATCCCTACGCCTTGCCGCAGCCGTTGGCGCCGGAACTCGCCGCTGCCGAGGCCGGGGTCGAGATCGCGCTGGCGACGATCCTCGCCGCGCATGCGCGCTTGGCGGCGCAGTCGGACACGGTGGTGGTCGAAGGCGTCGGCGGTTGGGCCGCGCCGATCAGCGCCACGCTCGACCAGATCGACCTGGTGCGCGCGCTGGACTTGCCGGTGGTGCTGGTGGTCGGCCTGCGCCTGGGTGCGATCAATCATGCGCGCCTGAGCGCGCGCGCGATCCAGGCCGACGGCGCCCGCCTGGTCGGCTGGATCGGCAACGACATCGACCCGCAGATGGCGCGCGCCGACGACAACTTCGAGATCCTGCGCCGGCGTTTGCCGGTGCCGTGCTGGGGGCGTCTGCCGTATGCCGCTTCGCCCGACCCGCAGGCCTTGGCCGGGCGCTTGCAGCCGCTGTTCTAG
- a CDS encoding GAF domain-containing protein, which translates to MFKTSALSGDKPEQYAQLLAQARGLLDGERDRIANAANLSALVSHALPELNWVGFYFYDGEELVVGPFQGLPACVRIPLDKGVCGAAASTRQTQRVADVHAFPGHIACDAASRSEVVVPLVHGDALIGVFDLDSPVPDRFDADDQAGLEALARVYVEALA; encoded by the coding sequence ATGTTTAAAACCTCCGCACTATCGGGCGACAAGCCCGAGCAATACGCGCAGCTGCTCGCCCAGGCGCGCGGTTTGCTCGACGGCGAACGCGACCGTATCGCCAACGCCGCCAACCTGTCGGCATTGGTCAGCCATGCCCTGCCGGAACTCAACTGGGTCGGCTTCTATTTCTACGACGGCGAAGAACTCGTGGTCGGCCCGTTCCAGGGCTTGCCGGCCTGCGTGCGCATTCCGCTCGATAAGGGCGTGTGCGGTGCGGCCGCCTCGACCCGCCAGACCCAACGCGTCGCCGACGTGCACGCCTTCCCCGGCCACATCGCCTGCGATGCCGCCTCGCGTTCGGAAGTGGTGGTGCCGCTGGTCCACGGCGACGCCCTGATCGGCGTGTTCGACCTCGACAGCCCGGTCCCGGACCGCTTCGATGCCGACGACCAGGCCGGCCTGGAAGCGCTGGCGCGCGTGTACGTGGAGGCGCTGGCATGA
- a CDS encoding TfoX/Sxy family protein gives MTAPKMRNIGPKSAAWLRQVGLRTHEDISAIGTVEAFMRVKRAGFKPTLNLLYAIEGALLDCHWQEISDERRQQLIQAAEAATALLPPPRNKPAAAPVHTTVHAEERHDAFEGGGLDGNGLDEDDDRPGGRDEDDGRD, from the coding sequence ATGACCGCGCCGAAGATGCGCAACATCGGCCCCAAGAGCGCGGCCTGGCTGCGCCAGGTCGGCCTGCGCACGCACGAGGACATCTCCGCGATCGGCACGGTCGAGGCCTTCATGCGCGTCAAGCGCGCCGGCTTCAAGCCGACCCTCAACCTGCTCTACGCGATCGAAGGCGCGCTGCTGGACTGCCATTGGCAGGAAATCAGCGACGAACGCCGGCAGCAACTGATCCAGGCCGCCGAAGCCGCGACCGCCCTGCTACCGCCGCCGCGCAACAAGCCGGCCGCCGCGCCGGTGCACACCACCGTGCACGCCGAAGAACGCCACGATGCGTTCGAGGGCGGCGGCCTGGACGGCAACGGCCTGGACGAGGACGACGACCGCCCCGGCGGCCGCGACGAGGACGACGGGCGCGACTGA